The following nucleotide sequence is from Mangifera indica cultivar Alphonso chromosome 17, CATAS_Mindica_2.1, whole genome shotgun sequence.
agagagagaggggttTCTCCATTAAAAATTCACCTTTTTGAATTCCCTTCAATgcccttttttgtttttgattccTTCGTTCTCAAGACTTCtcccttctttctctctcttccctTTCTGTTCTTAGTTTTTACCCTCCCCTACGTTTCCTTTTATCTGTCCAAAGTTATAAGCAATTTCCCAGGCTGCAGTCCAGGGAAAATTTGCAGTCAATCTTTGGTACATAACAGAATGATGAATTTCAGTAGGGTCGCCctgaggggggggggggggtagtTTATTAGGTAGTAGTGGTGTATGGTGGGGCATGAGTTCGAAACTCTAtataacatatcaaaatcaaaatttttatttatttaatacaatgATCGTGAATTGATAATtagatatgagatttttttatatttgatgtgatcaattcaaactcaattagattaaaaaagtaatttttgatTTGATGTAAAAAGAATGATTTAGTCAAGTAAGGGTTCAtcaatactaaaaaaaaatattagtgtAAATTTGATCCAAGCTAAGTGAACCTTGGGATCGGCTCAAGTTTGGCTTTAAATCATAATAGttattatttaaactcaaattcgtgcaaattaataaataatatcattaaaggGTCGTAAATAGAGTGaatattatcattaatgaatgaaaaatgtttGAACAAATAACTTAATATTTAGTGGAGCTACTGAGttattctataatttaaaattgactagtttaaatcaaattataaatttgatcgaAATCACCTCATATTAGCACTCTTATTGTTGAAGGTGAAACTTGCCTATGGCAGTGACATTTAGCTTTTAAACGCTCTTGAAAAAGAGGTATGAGGGATGAAAGAGTAAATGTTCTTGTGTTTGCACCGTCCTTGTGAAAGAAACAATTTGAGGTTGCTATCAGCACCTAACAACCACCTACCTTTATTAGTGCCCTCCTCCATTATTGTTGAATTGAGCTATTGAGTTCTAGGAAGAGCTTTATGTTGAGACACCTAATAGGAAATTGAAATTGCACCTGTtatctttgtttgtttgtgttttcGCATTTAtctatattgtttttatttgtaatacTTATTATTAgggaattcaaatcgaattaaacccaaataaagatttattcaaatttagttcaaatctaaAAGGTAAACTCCGAATTAATAATGAGTTATAAAAAAGCTTCCAAAGAAGGATAAagatcataaaaaatgaagcatCTCAAGGGAAAGAAGATAAATATGCTTTCACTCTCAAATGAAAAGCATAAGAATAAGACAAACTTGtatactaaataaaataataacaccCATCTTAGCAAAAAACTTTCCAGGGCCAGGAAACCTGAAGATTATGggagaaattttttaaaaaagtgaaaaagaaaaaacctgcTGGGTTTATCCTGAAATCTGATTCAATCTGTAAAAGTCATGTGGGTGATCAGCTTGCGAAGAGGAAGCATTAAACAATTGATAAAACTCCATGAACTTCCATAAAAATTGTGCAGAAAGAGTTGGATAATATAATTTGCCATGCCCATTTgcctatttctttctttttttttttgaatgcaTTTGATTGGCTATTTCATGCTAAATGGATTGGGCTTGTTTTTATAAATGagtcaatttaaatcaaatttcaaatataatttaaatgttaattcgttaatttcaaattagagctctttataatttaattcagaTTAAGTCTAACATAATTAGAAGCTTCATTCTGCACATgggttttgaataaaattaagattcaaCATGAGTTTTGACCTATTGGCTTGGACTTGTTAAAAAATGGACAACAAGCCAAGCAATGAACCaacttttcaaatcttcaaaggCATAGACTTGggaatttatctatttattttgaaaataagaaaaagtaaaaaaaggtTCCCAAAGAGTCAacaaaaattcttttgaaatttctaaataatataaaattggataattaatcaaaattctcttgttataatagataatattatatataattcttaaTTATCAAAACTTTAGGCTAATGTTTGATTCAATTAGGGTCAAACCCAATCAAGGAcctatttaagtttgatttgaattcaaaataattaattcgagATTGATAAATCGagatttaatttcaataaaataaggTTACTTTAGATTCGATTTAAAtcgattcaaattttaatattcaaatcaaattattttataaaaataaattcaattttaatttaaaatcaatttgattaatcCAAACTTGATCAAACCGGATATAATCCAACCCCTTTGGGGAGCAATACCTTAAACTTTGAATGGCACTTGAAAAGTCCATTTCAAGTATCTTGGtttattattcataaagaaaTGGGCCACAATGTATGGCCCATGAGCTACCTATGTAAGCCCAAATAATTGATTTGGagtgtttaattatttagtaataatataaatatttataataagtgttAATTTGagtacaaaataatatattattaggtcaattaaatttattgaatcaagactaatttattcaaatttgagccTACAAAAGAATTTTGGACTCAAGCTTTGGGACTACCTATTTAGGCCTCCAATTTTATGCTCAAACCTATCCACTAATTTTGTTCAGGCTTTGGGCCTATTTCAGACCcattctataattttaaaaatctacaAATGTACTCATACAATCTTGTACAAGTTTGAAAACTCGACAAATATATCTTAGTGCACAATGAATTTTCGAACTTTATTAGGCCTCGAGTTTGAATAGCTTTTGTTCAAGTTTGAACCTAATAATTTCAttgacaacttttttttttttcaaatctatgCCCATTGAGGCCCAATTTCTGTTTAGTCTAAAACTGAATATTTTAGGTCAAACACTTGTTCAACCCAATTAAtagatttatatatgtattttattattttatttttaatttaaaattattcaattatataataatacaccaTTGTATCATTACTGTTACTCATTTATTACCCTAATTAATAAACATaggaacaagaaaaaaatgatatgaaatatatacgagtataataagaaaaatgataaaaaaatgtttgtaaAAGACATGATCATATCATTcgaatacaaaaaatatatagaatgcgtatatacaagtttaatatgatacattattaataatatatttttaaaaaatgtggtaatatcatccacatattagcatttttcatatatctctcgattaaaattaatataacaatttaaatgtaaaatattttattgactATTAAACcgaatataacataatataaaatcaagattcaatcataaaaaaaaaaatatcatttcataaattttttattaaatataaaatatgtaattgatttttaaaaatattttaaattatcattttatgaattttttaaaattaaaatcatcaccaaattattattatttattgaggTTCGAGCTAAAACAATTAAACTTACCTTTTTGGAAAATTTCAAAGATGAAGGGTGGAGTCTGAAATTCATGTTTTTAACTAAGCAGTTTTATTACGTaccaatataaatttataataatttattactaaaattacatattttaataaaattatatgtatttattttaaatatataaatatatatacggtttatatatattatcatataattaagtgattttaaattaaaaaaaattaacatttaattatatgataatatatataaaattatatatacaaaatgagtacatataatattatctttatatattttcccGGTTGAAACCTTTTTCTTAATTTCCaagtataaaaagaaaagcTGACATGGCAATTGTTTTACCTATCGTGTCACTCAGCTACTGGCTGTGATTTACAATATCTGAACAGCAGTAAGCGAaagtcataaattaaaaatgaataatctCACCTCTATCTCACAAAAAATCGTTACTGTATATTAAAAAGTCAGTCgaaaatatccaaaaatctTTTGAGGTTTCAATGGCGTCGACGACGAGCTCAGTCACCGCTCAGATTTCTAATCTTCAATGGAAGAAGCCTTTCCTTTCTTCACTGCATCCCGGTAAAACACTGTCTCTCTCTtctgtgttttttttaaaatctttttattcaGTAAGGTGAAAGTTATGGTTTTTTTTGTTGTGGAATTTGGCTGAGAGTGAGAAACCTTTGTTGTAAAAGTGTTGCAAAATGGGAACTTTTGATGGGTTTGGACGTTTCTTTTGGGGAAGTTTTGTATTTTTGGTTAcccatttgaatattttaaatgttttatgttTGGTTTTTATCTATTTAGTTATGCAGAATTGTGACTTTTTATGTTGAGTTTTgttgaaagtgatgaaatttcGTTGTAAGAGGGTGAAATATGGGAATTTTTGCTGGTTTTTGTGTGTACATTTGGGGAATGATTGTTTTGCAAATCAcccatttgaatatatattgtgtttgggttttatttattttttcaattattgatgCAAAAGTTATGAATTATTGTATTGAGTTTGGTTGGAAGCGAGGAGTTTTTGTGTCTAAACTGtgacaaaaaggaaaatttagaTGGGTAATGGGTTTTGAAGTATGCATTTTGGAATGATTAAATCTCTAAGTATCGGTGTGGTCCACGGGATATGTTTTTAGATATGAAGTGAAATTCTTTGTTTCGTTGTTCGTTTTCAGGGCAGTGAGCCAGTTGTGGAGTTACAAAGTTTGCATTTTTGTATGGTTTTTTGaggaaagatttttttttttggtcctaTGGATTTGTCTCTGTTGATTATTTGTTTCATGAAATGGGTTAAGAAGGTTTGACCTGGCCATTTACTGATCAACTTGTGCTACTAAGATAATGTATGATATGATTTGTAATTCGGTTGTACTTTGGTGTTGTATATTagtgattattatttttaatctataaGTGGGAAGAATTAGTTATGTGATGTTCTTACAATGCTACTTCCAGGTAACCTAAGTTTATCGGGAAATTTAGCTAGCAAGGAAGTCTATTCATGGTCTTGTCTGCAGACACCTGGGCGTAACATTAGATCTCTCCGCGTGAATGGTCTCTTTGGAGGGAAGAAGGACAATAGCGATAAGAGTGAGGATACGCCTTCAAaggttaattttgttaaatttttcatccaatttgatatttttgctaAATTTATGTGTGCTCCTTTTGCTGGTTGGAATGATTTGTATGGCATATGtggaaaaaaatcaaagatgcATATTGCACGGATTTtggtcaattatatattttttctatcacCCTTATTTCAAGCAACGTTGTTTAAGTATAGATTATGCTGTAAGAAAAATACTGCTTCACTATGATTTATTTTACTCAAACTGCTTTGAGTTATTCTCCTTAATATATTGATGTCTCTAAGTTGTTAACTGAGATTTTTGTTGTAATGCATTTGActttaatgtttgatttagaaaTATTTCTTTGCTCTCTTTTGTGTTGTGTATTTATTTGCATGATAGATTCTGTTGTTACTCTTTGagaataacatttttttttaattactctTTGATTTTAGGCAGGAATTCTTGGAAATATGCAGAATCTTTATGAGACAGTGAAAAAGGCACA
It contains:
- the LOC123201052 gene encoding nucleoid-associated protein At4g30620, chloroplastic-like, which codes for MASTTSSVTAQISNLQWKKPFLSSLHPGNLSLSGNLASKEVYSWSCLQTPGRNIRSLRVNGLFGGKKDNSDKSEDTPSKAGILGNMQNLYETVKKAQMVVQVEAVRVQKELAAAEFDGYCEGELIKVTLSGNQQPVRTEITEAAMELGPEKLSLLVTEAYKDAHQKSVQAMKERMSDLAQSLGMPQGLSEGLK